One region of Diabrotica undecimpunctata isolate CICGRU chromosome 6, icDiaUnde3, whole genome shotgun sequence genomic DNA includes:
- the LOC140444243 gene encoding uncharacterized protein, with translation MNSKDSKTLENLKNMVGSRICAIVEKAKAENLTVDESTNASDIAQASTSRAQNCNYLSNLTEECVSDDDSVKDPDYTDDDGENMDSNNNSYSSNYLVDNNGELEADDDEDVQLDKNLTENETETNNQIKKKRRHKKPETWKVTKRVEATLGGKEHINKSGKIVKAKAMKPPCPPCRLKCSEKIAEAVRQQIFENYWCNTKNWELKRQFVRSHITPKSVIRRRPKNHSKRPREVSISYNFDIKLDGGVKKIDVCKKFFLNTLNISETVVRNVLKNDNMGGFVAQDHRGRHEPINKTPEAVLDRVREHIKSFPCYESHYSRSKTAKKYLGPELSREKMYKLYTLKCEEDHIPNNEIVKLWLYKKIFNNDFNLAFKSVSVDTCDSCDRFMLQLKNCSEQETITLRRNYEQHLQEAESRYKMKANDKNESKKSAGKTKIIMCDLQKCFPTPCLTNNQSFYKLKLWTINFTIYDATENKSYCLIWDESEWKGWP, from the exons atgaaTTCCAAAGACTCTAAAACtttggaaaatttaaaaaacatggtTGGATCGAGGATATGTGCGATTGTGGAAAAAGCAAAAGCTGAAAATTTGACCGTAGACG aatCGACGAACGCCTCTGATATTGCTCAAGCTTCAACAAGCCGTGCTcaaaattgcaattatttgtctAATTTAACTGAAGAATGTGTTAGCGATGATGATAGCGTAAAAGACCCCGATTACACAGACGATGATGGAGAAAATATGGACAGCAATAACAATAGCTACAGTAGCAATTATTTGGTAGACAATAATGGTGAATTGGAAGCAGATGATGATGAAGATGTTCAACTTGACAAAAACTTGACTGAAAATGAAACGGAAACTAATAACCAAATCAAAAAGAAAAGACGTCATAAGAAACCAGAAACTTGGAAAGTAACAAAAAGAGTAGAGGCAACATTAGGAGGAAAGGAACACATCAATAAATCAGGTAAAATTGTAAAAGCTAAAGCAATGAAGCCCCCTTGCCCTCCTTGTCGACTAAAATGTTCAGAAAAAATAGCAGAAGCTGTAAGACAGCAAATTTTTGAGAATTATTGGTGTAACACAAAAAATTGGGAGTTAAAGCGTCAATTTGTGCGCTCGCATATCACTCCGAAGAGTGTAATACGTCGTAGACCTAAAAACCATTCTAAAAGGCCGAGAGAAGTCAgcatttcttataattttgatataaagTTAGATGGAGGTGTAAAAAAAATTGACgtatgtaaaaaattttttttaaacactctaAATATTTCAGAAACAGTTGTACGTAACGTTCTAAAAAACGACAATATGGGAGGCTTTGTGGCACAAGACCATAGGGGAAGGCATGAACCAATTAATAAAACACCAGAAGCGGTTTTGGATCGAGTACGAGAGCACATTAAGTCGTTTCCGTGCTACGAAAGTCATTATTCTCGATCCAAAACTGCCAAGAAATATCTAGGACCAGAATTGAGCCGTGaaaaaatgtacaaattatataCCTTAAAGTGTGAAGAAGACCACATTCCAAATAATGAAATTGTTAAATTATGGctgtataaaaaaattttcaataatgattttaatttagcatttaAATCGGTTTCCGTGGATACTTGTGATAGTTGCGATCGGTTTATGCTACAATTAAAAAACTGTTCCGAGCAAGAAACAATAACATTACGGCGAAATTATGAACAACATCTTCAAGAAGCAGAAAGTCGATACAAAATGAAAGCAAACGATAAAAATGAAAGCAAAAAATCagctggaaaaactaaaattataatgtGTGATTTGCAGAAATGCTTTCCTACGCCCtgtttgacaaataaccaaagttTCTACAAGCTGAAATTATGGACTATAAATTTCACGATATACGACGCCACAGAAAATAAATCGTATTGCCTTATCTGGGACGAATCCGAATGGAAGGGGTGGCCATGA